From the Haladaptatus sp. DJG-WS-42 genome, the window ACCGACCGACGACGGCGCAGAACTCTTAGACCAGCCAACGCCGCCACGACCGGCAGACCGCTACTGTGGCAACTGCTCGCACTTCGAGTACGTCCAGACGCCACAGGGTCGCAAACCCTACTGTGGCGCACACGATGTGGTCATGGACGACATGGAGCCGTGTGCGCAGTGGCACTACAATTTAGACCGCTAAAGCGACTGAAGTGTCTGTTTTACCCGTTGCCAGTGGCTTCCTTTCCAGAAGCACTGTCCACACTCTTCACACTGCCAGAGTGCAGCCACTTCGTCGGGGACGTACTCGGGTGGATTGTCGAGCGGGCGCGGTTCGAGGGAGCCGTTACACCGCCCACAAAATGTGGGTTCTGTGAGTTCGAGGGTGAGGCCCGCAGTTCGGAGTTCGCGGAGTTGGTCTTTCACCTCACGCTCGCGCAGGAGAATGCTTTTCGCTGTTTGCTGAGAGAGTGACACGTCTCGCGTAACGAGTGTTCGTTCCTCTTGCTCGGCAATCGTACGAAGCGTGTCGTCTGCTTCGACGCCCCGGTCGAGCGCGTAGACGGTGTCGTAGCCGCACATCCGCAGGTAGCCCGCGAGCCGACCGAGCATCACGTCGAGCAAGAGACGGTGGGCCATCAGCCGAGGAAGTCGCGCACGTCGTCGGCCGACCATGTGTTGAGCACG encodes:
- a CDS encoding Mut7-C RNAse domain-containing protein, coding for MVGRRRARLPRLMAHRLLLDVMLGRLAGYLRMCGYDTVYALDRGVEADDTLRTIAEQEERTLVTRDVSLSQQTAKSILLREREVKDQLRELRTAGLTLELTEPTFCGRCNGSLEPRPLDNPPEYVPDEVAALWQCEECGQCFWKGSHWQRVKQTLQSL